The DNA region CGACTGGCTCGACCGCCGCGGCACCGCCACGCTGGACGAGCTCCGGGGCCTGCTCTCGCAGCGCGCGGTGCAGGACCCGGGCGCCTACGAGCGCGCCCAGTACGTGCACCTGATCCTCTCGCAGAACATCTGACCGGCCGCGGCCGGCGGCGCTCGCGCCCGGCCCCGCGTCCGTGGCACCATGCCCGCCACCATGCGCGCCCGCGAGCCCGTCCCCGCGCCCCCGCCGCCGCCCGCGCGCGGCCGCCACGGGCTGGCCGCCAGCTTCGGCTTCGCCTGGACCGGGCTCGCCGAGACCGCCATCCGCGATCGCAACCTCCGCATCCACCTCGCGCTCGGCGTGCTCGCCGCCGCGTTCGCGGCCGCGGCGCCCATCTCGCCCGGCGAGCGGGCGCTGCTGCTCGCGCTGGTGGCGCTCGTGCCCGCGGCGGAGGCGGCCAACTCGGCGCTCGAGGCGGCGGTGGACCTCGCCTCGCCCGGGCGCAGCGAGGGCGCGCGCATCGCGAAGGACGCCGCCGCCGGCGCGGTGCTGGCGCTCGCGGCGGGGAGCGTGCTCGCGTTCCTCGCCATCCTCCCGCCCGCCTGGCCGGCGATCTGGGCCCGGGCGACCGCGCTCGCCCCCGCCGCCGCCGGCGCGCTCGGCGCCGCCGCCGCCGCGGGCCTGCTCCCGGGGCCGCTGCCCGGCGGTCGCGGGCTGCGGGCGATGCTCGCCGCGGGCGGCCTCGCCGGCCTCGTGCCGCTCGCGCGCGCGGCCGAGGGCCAGGCCGGCACCGCCGCCGCGGCGCTGCTCCTCGCGCTCGCCGCGGACGCCGCCCGCCGCCGCGGCGACCGCTGAGGCGGCGCGCGACGCGCGCCGTTCGACGGAGCTCGGGGCGAGCGGAGGAGCGGATCAGCTCGGGTCCGGCTCCTCGCGGTCGGGCCCCGGATCCCCGCGCTCCGGCAGGCGCCGATCGTCGGGCGCGGGCGGGATCTGCGCCAGCGACCGCGCCTGCGCCTCCGGCTCGTCGTCGCCGTGCACCCGCTCGGCCTCGCGGTCGTCCTGCTCCTGCGTCCACGTGGTGGGCGCCGACGACAGCCCCTCGAGCGGCCGCTCGCCGTGCGTGTTCTCGGTCTCGAGGTCCTTCAGCTCCTGCTCGCGCCGCAGGCGCAGCTCGCGCTCGCGCTGGCGCGCGTCGGGATCCGCCATGGTGCCCTCCGCACCGACGGTGCTCACCGGCGAGCCTCCCCGCAGCGCGCCGGCGGCCGTGGGCCCGCCCGCGCGCCCCCGCGCCCTCGGCCGCGGGCGCGCGCGGCCCGCCATTGACGTACCGTGAACGGCGCGATGCGCCGCACAGCCCCCACAGGGTCTATGAATCGGGCGCCGCCGTGGCTACCACTCCCCCACCGCAACGAGCGACGGCCCGAGCGCCGGTGTTCCCGGCGGGCACGCCGCGTGCCCGCCCGGAAGTCGCGGCTCCGCCCGAGCACGGATCGATCACCCTCACCCGAAGAAGGAGCAATGACATGGCCCAGCTGAAGGGAAGCAAGACCGAGCAGAACCTCAAGGACGCGTTCGCGGGTGAGTCGCAGGCCAACCGCCGCTACCTGTACTTCGCGAAGATCGCCGACGTGGAGGGCTACCCGGAGGTCGCCGCGAACTTCCGCGACACCGCCGAGGGCGAGACCGGCCACGCGCACGGCCACATGGACTTCCTGAAGCCGGTCGGCGATCCCGCCACCGGCCTCCCGATCGGCGACAGCGTGGCGAACCTCAAGGCCGCCATCGCCGGCGAGACCCACGAGTACACCGACATGTACCCGGGCATGGCGAAGACGGCGCGCGAGGAGGGCTTCGCGGAGGTCGCCGACTGGTTCGAGACGCTGGCGAAGGCGGAGAAGTCGCACGCCGGCCGCTTCGACAAGATGCTGAAGACGATCGCCTAGGCGGCGTCCGGGTCCGCCGGCCCCGCCGGCGATCCTGCTGCGACGACCCGATGCGCCCCCATTGGGGAGTGCATCGGGTCGTTTCGTCCCCACCGATCCCGCGGGAGACTCCGCCCCATGAGCACCCCGACGCAGGGAAAGACCGTCTCCTTCAAGCCCACCCCGGGCCTCTCCTACGATCCCACCGACGAGCGGTACTGGGACCGCGCCGCGCTCGACGGCGAGGTGCTGCGGGCGTTCGAGATCTGCAACGGCTGCCGCATGTGCTTCAAGTACTGCGACAGCTTCCCGAAGCTGTTCTCCTTCGTGGACGACCGGCACGACGGCGACGTCACCCGGGTCACCGAGGCCGAGACCCGCGAGGTGATGGACGCCTGCTTCCAGTGCAAGCTGTGCGAGGTGCAGTGCCCGTACACCCCGCGTGACGGGCACGAGTTCCAGCTCGACTTCCCGAAGCTGGTCCACCGCTACCGCGGCGTGCACCGCCGCGGGAAGGCGCCCACGCTGCGCCAGCGCGTGCTGAACGACCCGGACGCCGCCGGCAGGCTGGCGCGCCTCTCGCTCGGGATGGCGAACGTGGCGAACCGCGCCCGCCCGCTCCGCGTGCTCATGGAGAAGGTGGTCGGCGTGCACCGCGACAAGCTCCTGCCGGAGTTCGCCGCCGAGCCGTTCGACGCCTGGGCGGAGAAGCACGGGCACGTGCAGGCCGAGCCGGGCGGCGAGGCGGTGCTGTTCCAGACCTGCTTCGTGCAGCACAACGAGCCGGAGCTGGGGAAGGACGCGCTCTACGTGCTGAAGCGCAACGGCGTGGACGTGCGGGTCGTGAAGGGCCTCCTGTGCTGCGGGATGCCGGCCTGGGAGACGGGCGACCTGGAGTCGCTCCGCCGCTGGGCGCACCGCGACCTCGAGCTGCTCCTGCCGTACGTGGAGCGGGGCGCGAAGGTGCTGGTCGTGAACCCCACCTGCTCGATGATGATGCGCCGCGAGTGGCCGCACCTGCTCGAGGGCGAGGACCGGGCCCGCGCCGAGAAGCTCGCGCCGGCGGTGATGGACGTCTCGGAGTTCCTCTGGTCGATCCGCAACGAGCCGCGCTTCGACGCGAGCTTCGCGTCGGCGCCGCCCGGCGGCAAGGTCGCGTACCACGCGCCCTGCCACCTGCGCGCGCAGGGGATCGGCTTCAAGGGGCGCGACCTGCTGCGGAAGATCCCGGGCGTCACGGTCGCGTCCACGGTGATGGAGTGCTGCGGGCACGACGGCACCTTCGCCATGACGGTGGAGGGCTTCGAGCCGTCGCAGCGGGTGGGCAGGAAGGCGTTCGACGGGATGAAGGCGGCCGAGGCCGAGGTGTGGGCCACCGACTGCCCGCTCGCGGCCGTGCAGTTCCAGCAGCACGCGGGCAAGAAGCCGCTGCACCCGATCACCCTGCTGGCGCGGGCGTACCGCGGCGAGGGGTTCGGGCCGGGGCGCGACGGAGGCGAGCGATGAGGCGCGAGGGAGGCGAGCGATGAGGAAGGTCCGGCGCGAGGAGATCCTCGACCCGTCCACCTACGAGCGGTCGCGCGAGGAGGTCCGCGCCGCGGTGCTGCAGGCGAAGGCCCGGCGCCGCGTGCACGTGGGCGGCGTGCTCACGTTCCTGTTCGAGAACACGGCCACCATCCGCTACCAGATCCAGGAGATGGTGCGCGCGGAGCGGATCACGCGCGACGAGGACGTCCGGCACGAGCTCGACACCTACAACGAGCTGCTGGGCGGGCCCGGCGAGCTGGGCGTGTCGCTGCTCATCGAGATCGCCGAGCCGGAGGAGCGCGACCGGCGGCTGCGCGAGTGGCTGCAGCTCCCGGAGCACCTCTACCTGCTGCTCCCCTCCGGCGAGAAGGTGCGCGCCGCCTACGACCCGCGGCAGGTCGGCACCGACCGGCTCTCCTCCGTCCAGTACCTGAAGTTCGACGTGCGGGGCGAGGCGCCGGTCGCGATCGGGTGCGACCTGCCGGCCTTCACCGTGGAGACCCGCCTCGACGAGGCGCAGCGCGAGGCGCTCGCGGCCGACCTGAAGGCCGGCGGCTAGGCGGGGCTCACCGACCGTGCGTGGCCGCGGGCCGCACCCTCGCGGCTGTCCCCCCGTCGTGCGAGTTCCACCTACCCTGTGGGCGACGCACCATGGCTGGGTTCGCGCCGGATCGCCGGCGTAGGGGGCGCGAACGGGGGGAGCCGATGCGCACGCACCATCCGTCGTCGCGGGCATTCCGGCGGGCCGCGCCCGAGGGGCCGCGCTGGCTGCCCGGGAGCGTCCCGGTGCCCCGGCTGCGGCCGGCCCTCGAGGCCGGTCGCGCCCCCGCCGCGTTGCCGAGGGGCCATGGGGCCGTTACGAGGATCCGGAGCGGCGCGCTCCGCGTCGCCCGGAGGACTCCGATGCCCCGCGCTCCCCGCATCGCCCGCGCCCAGGCCGTCGCGCTCGCCCGCACCGAGGCGCTCGACCACCGCTGGACCGGGTGGCTCACGGCCGCCGTCGCCGTGGCGCTCCTGGCGGCGGGGCTCCTCGGCCTGTAGCCGCCCCGGGCGTCTCGCCCGGTCAGCGCAGGTCGCGCAGGGTCCGCGCGGCGACCTGGCGCCGGAGCACCAGGAACAGCTCCGCGGTGGCGACCGCGTCGGTCAGCGCGTCGTGCTGGCCGTAGTCGGGCAGCCCGCGCTGCCGCCGCGCCGCGAGCAGGTTCAGGTCCGGCTCCATCGACGGCGCGTCCGGGTTCACGAACCGCTGCCGCTTCGCGGCCTTGATGAGCAGCGCCACCGTGTCCACCACCGGCGGCTCCGGCCAGCGGCGGCCGCACCGGCGGTAGGCGCGCTTCAGGAACGCCACGTCGAGCGACGCCTGGTGCACGAGCAGCGCACCCTCCCGCGCCCGCAGGTCCACGTCCGCCAGCACCGAGTCGAGCGACGGGGCCGTGGCCACGTCGTGCGGGACGAGCTGGTGCGCGCGGATCGAGCCCGGGTCGATGGCGGCGGCCGCCGCCTCCGGCCGGATCAGGGTCGAGAACGACTCCCCCAGACGGACGCTGCCCTGGCGCACGGGGACCATGCCCACGGCCAGGATCGCGTCCCGGCGGGGGTCCAGACCGCCGGTTTCCAGGTCGAGGGCCCAGTAGACGACGCTGTCCCACGAAGGGGAGGGCCAGAACACGCGGTCGTTTCCTAGCATGAGGCGCTATCGGGTGGCAGCATGTAGGCGCTTGCACGACGTCACCTACCACACCCTAGTTTCGCACACCTTCCTGGCCGCCCCGGGCCGGGACATCGCGCCGGGGTCCCGCCGATGAGCGCCGTCGCCTGGCAGTACGGTCCCGAGGGCGTCGAGGCAGAGCTCCACGGTCTCGTCCCGCCGGAGGTGGACCCCACCCCCGCCGCGCCCATCCCGTTCGACCTGCACACCGTCGAGACGCGCCCGCGCCTGCCGCGGCCGCTCGACCTGGACGAGATCCGCCGCGTGCTCGACGACGGGCGCTTCTGGACCGAGTACCAGGCCATCGTGCACTGCCGCACCGGCCGCACCGTCGCCTTCGAGGCGCTGGCCCGCTTCCGCCACCGCAGCGGCCGGCCCATCCCGCCCGACCGCGTGTTCCCGCTGCTGCGCGACGAGCCGGCGCTGCTGCTCCGCGCCGAGCTGACGCTGAAGCTGCACCAGGTCGAGCACGCGCCCCGGGCGCCGGTGTTCGTGAACCTCGACCCCGACTCGTGGACCCGCGCCGGCGATCGCCACCAGAACCCGTTCCTGGCGCTGTTCGGCTCGGCGCAGAACAAGGTGGTGGTGGAGGTGACGGAGGCGCTGGCCCGCACCGAGGCGCTCGCGGCGCGCGACATGCTCGCGTCGCTCCGCTCGCGCCACGTCACCGTGGCGCTCGACGACGTCGGCGCGGTGGACGGCCTGCTCTCCTTCGAGGCCATGACCGAGGCGGAGGTGCTGAAGTTCGACCGCTCGCTCATCCCGCGCTTCCAGAACCCGCGCTACCGCGCGCTGGTGCAGGCGCTCACGCGCATGGCGCGCGAGGTCGGCGCGCACACCGTGCTCGAGGGCGTCGAGACCACCGCCGAGTTCGTGCTGGCGCGCGACCTCGGGTTCGACCTCGTGCAGGGCTTCCTGTTCAAGGACCGCGCGCGGGTGGCGGGGCGGTAGCGCGGCGTCTCAGAACAAATCCGTCCGGTAGTGGTAGGACGCCCGCTCCTGCCAGACCTCGATGGCGCGGAACGCGTCGCGGAGCCGGCTCCGCTCGATCGAGGACAGGTCGGACATCGAGACCACGTTCGACGGGATCTTCCCGTCCGAGATGGTCCGGAGCTGCTCGCGCAGGCGCAGGCGCAGGATGTAGCGGTACGCCTCGGAGAGCGTGTCGCAGGTGTCCTGCTCGATCAGCCCGGCCTTCACCGCGGCGGCGAGGCGCTCCAGCGTGTTCGAGGAGCGCGCGCCCGCCTCGAGGCCGTAGACGCGCGCCAGGAACACGATCGGGCTCACGCCCTTCAGCTTCAGGTCGAACTTCGACGACTCGCTGCGCAGCCGCAGCATCAGCCCGCCCGGCGCGTGGAAGGTGAGCGCGCTCTTCGCCATCGCGGCGAGGAACGTGCGCGCGTGCTTCGCCCGGCGCACGATGGCGTCGAGCGGCTCGGGGTCGAGCGAGCCCTGCGCCACCCGGAAGTCGAAGAAGATGGACGCCTCCAGCAGCGCCTGCGGCGTGGGCCGGTCGAGCCAGGCGCGGAAGCGCTCCTCCCACTCGGCCAGCGAGCCCTGCCAGCGCGTCGCCATGTAGCCGCCGGGGCAGCTCGGGAACCCGGCCGCCACCAGGTCCGCGTTGGCCTTCTCCGCCATGGCCGCGAAGTAGGCCCGCGCCTCGGGCGTGTCGTCGCGCCAGGCGAGCGCGTTGTCCTGGTCGGTGAGGATCATCTGCTCCTTGCGCCCCTCGGAGCCGAACACCAGCCAGCCGTACGGGCAGGGCGGCGGCCCGAGGTCGTCCTCGGCCCAGCGCAGGATCCGGCCGGCCAGCGTCTCGTTCAGCCGCGCCACGAACCCGCCGATCACCGTCGGCTCGAGCCCGCCCGCGAACAGCGCCGAGACCATCTCGCTCACCTTGGTCCCGTAGCCGGGCAGGGCGTCGCGGCCGCCCAGCCGCTCCAGCCGCTTCATCACCGCCACCGGCCCGGACGCGGTGCACTTCAGCAGGTCGGTCGCGGTGAGGACGCCCGCGATCTCGCCGCCGTTGCGGGTGATGGGCAGGTGGTGCACGCCCGAGTCGAGCAGGATGCGCCACGCTTCGTACACCGGCACGTCGCCGCCCACGGTCCGCAAGGGCGCGGTGTACACGTCCAGCACCGGCGTCTCCGGCCCGCGCCCCTGCGCCAGCACCCGCGCGCGGAAGTCACGGTCGGTGACGATCCCGGGCGGCTCCGAGTCCACGATGAGCGAGCCGACCCCGCGCTCCGCCATCACGCGCGCCGCCTCGC from Anaeromyxobacter dehalogenans 2CP-C includes:
- a CDS encoding EAL domain-containing protein, which gives rise to MSAVAWQYGPEGVEAELHGLVPPEVDPTPAAPIPFDLHTVETRPRLPRPLDLDEIRRVLDDGRFWTEYQAIVHCRTGRTVAFEALARFRHRSGRPIPPDRVFPLLRDEPALLLRAELTLKLHQVEHAPRAPVFVNLDPDSWTRAGDRHQNPFLALFGSAQNKVVVEVTEALARTEALAARDMLASLRSRHVTVALDDVGAVDGLLSFEAMTEAEVLKFDRSLIPRFQNPRYRALVQALTRMAREVGAHTVLEGVETTAEFVLARDLGFDLVQGFLFKDRARVAGR
- a CDS encoding DUF294 nucleotidyltransferase-like domain-containing protein: MAALDPVAFVRGTPPFDALPADAFRDAARALEIVFFPTGTRVLERGGTPSEHLYVIRKGAVRLEREGQTLQLLEEGEVFGFTSLISGKATLDVTVEEDLLAYRLPRQEFQALLAYGPFAGHFASGLAERLRNSLERSQVASFQPDLAVPVATLLRGPAVRIAPAATVGEAARVMAERGVGSLIVDSEPPGIVTDRDFRARVLAQGRGPETPVLDVYTAPLRTVGGDVPVYEAWRILLDSGVHHLPITRNGGEIAGVLTATDLLKCTASGPVAVMKRLERLGGRDALPGYGTKVSEMVSALFAGGLEPTVIGGFVARLNETLAGRILRWAEDDLGPPPCPYGWLVFGSEGRKEQMILTDQDNALAWRDDTPEARAYFAAMAEKANADLVAAGFPSCPGGYMATRWQGSLAEWEERFRAWLDRPTPQALLEASIFFDFRVAQGSLDPEPLDAIVRRAKHARTFLAAMAKSALTFHAPGGLMLRLRSESSKFDLKLKGVSPIVFLARVYGLEAGARSSNTLERLAAAVKAGLIEQDTCDTLSEAYRYILRLRLREQLRTISDGKIPSNVVSMSDLSSIERSRLRDAFRAIEVWQERASYHYRTDLF
- a CDS encoding rubrerythrin family protein is translated as MAQLKGSKTEQNLKDAFAGESQANRRYLYFAKIADVEGYPEVAANFRDTAEGETGHAHGHMDFLKPVGDPATGLPIGDSVANLKAAIAGETHEYTDMYPGMAKTAREEGFAEVADWFETLAKAEKSHAGRFDKMLKTIA
- a CDS encoding heterodisulfide reductase-related iron-sulfur binding cluster; translated protein: MSTPTQGKTVSFKPTPGLSYDPTDERYWDRAALDGEVLRAFEICNGCRMCFKYCDSFPKLFSFVDDRHDGDVTRVTEAETREVMDACFQCKLCEVQCPYTPRDGHEFQLDFPKLVHRYRGVHRRGKAPTLRQRVLNDPDAAGRLARLSLGMANVANRARPLRVLMEKVVGVHRDKLLPEFAAEPFDAWAEKHGHVQAEPGGEAVLFQTCFVQHNEPELGKDALYVLKRNGVDVRVVKGLLCCGMPAWETGDLESLRRWAHRDLELLLPYVERGAKVLVVNPTCSMMMRREWPHLLEGEDRARAEKLAPAVMDVSEFLWSIRNEPRFDASFASAPPGGKVAYHAPCHLRAQGIGFKGRDLLRKIPGVTVASTVMECCGHDGTFAMTVEGFEPSQRVGRKAFDGMKAAEAEVWATDCPLAAVQFQQHAGKKPLHPITLLARAYRGEGFGPGRDGGER
- a CDS encoding 3'-5' exonuclease — protein: MLGNDRVFWPSPSWDSVVYWALDLETGGLDPRRDAILAVGMVPVRQGSVRLGESFSTLIRPEAAAAAIDPGSIRAHQLVPHDVATAPSLDSVLADVDLRAREGALLVHQASLDVAFLKRAYRRCGRRWPEPPVVDTVALLIKAAKRQRFVNPDAPSMEPDLNLLAARRQRGLPDYGQHDALTDAVATAELFLVLRRQVAARTLRDLR
- a CDS encoding DUF3501 family protein encodes the protein MRKVRREEILDPSTYERSREEVRAAVLQAKARRRVHVGGVLTFLFENTATIRYQIQEMVRAERITRDEDVRHELDTYNELLGGPGELGVSLLIEIAEPEERDRRLREWLQLPEHLYLLLPSGEKVRAAYDPRQVGTDRLSSVQYLKFDVRGEAPVAIGCDLPAFTVETRLDEAQREALAADLKAGG
- a CDS encoding diacylglycerol kinase, with translation MPATMRAREPVPAPPPPPARGRHGLAASFGFAWTGLAETAIRDRNLRIHLALGVLAAAFAAAAPISPGERALLLALVALVPAAEAANSALEAAVDLASPGRSEGARIAKDAAAGAVLALAAGSVLAFLAILPPAWPAIWARATALAPAAAGALGAAAAAGLLPGPLPGGRGLRAMLAAGGLAGLVPLARAAEGQAGTAAAALLLALAADAARRRGDR